The Pirellulales bacterium genome includes the window AGTCGTTTCCGTCGCGGCGATGGTGCGCCGATTCGCTGCCCCTCGCAATCTCGACGGGGTGCGGCACCGAATTTGCCGCCTCTTGTTACTGCTGGTGCCCGGGTGGGCACCGCCGGCTTGACACCCGTCGCAAGTAACGGCTGAGAAGTCAGGGATCGATCGGGCCTGAATCCAGTCCGAGCAGGATGCGAGCGTATCGAGCAACCGCGAAAGAATTGAAAAGTGGGCAAGGGAGCGATCCGCAATGCCAACGACCATGTCCACGTCATTATCGAACGCGCAGGACGAACCATTTCTGACGCCGATTGAGCGGCCGGCCGGCTTGATCAAGAAGCTCGTCTATACCGCGATGCGGTGGCAATTCGGTAAGGTTCCGACGCCGATAAAGGTATTGCTTTCACGTCTGCCGACGGCGTTTGGCTTGTTTTCGGCCAGGATCAGCAAGCTCGACAGGAAGCTCTCTCTGCCGCGCGAAACGGTGATGTTGGTGCGCGAGCGCGTCGCCAGGCTGAACGTGTGCCTGTTCTGCATCGACATCGGTCGAGCGTTCGTCATCAAGGAGTCGATGAACGAGGCGAAGTTCGACGCCCTGGAAGACTATCGCACCAGCCCGTTGTTCTCGGAAGCCGAACGGGCGGCGCTAGACTACGTGACGGAATTGACCAGATTCAAGCACGTCGATCCGGGGACATTCGACCGGCTGGCCGATCACTTTTCGGAGCGCCAGATTTGCGAGATCGTGTGGCTCGTGGCCAGCGAGCACTACTACAATATTTCCAACATCGGCCTGAATATCCATTCCGATATGCTGTGCGACATCAACCGAAATAGGAAGTCGGTCCCGTCCCGAGCTCGCTGACGGCCTCTTGGCTGCACAAGGGTCGCTAGCCAACGCGATTCCATCGGCGCTTGACCTTCGCGACGATCGCGCGTCCTCTCGACTCGATATAATCAGGGACGACGCGGTCCAGGCTTTGACGGCACTTCTTGTGGATGGTTCTCGATGGACACCTCTGCTTTCCCAACGCTCAGCCAGGCGGAGCTCAGCCACGTCCAATCGCTGGGCGAGCCTTGTCATTTCGAAGACGGTCAGCCCGTCTTTCGGGCCGGCCAGCCCAATATCGATTTGTACGTCGTGGAGCTCGGCCAGATCGAAATCCAGAATCCCGCCGACCAGGATCGCATGGTCACGATGCACGGCCCCGGTCAGTTCTCGGGCGATATCGATCTGTTGACCGGCCGGCCCGTGATGGTCAGCGGCATCGCGCGAGGCGCGACGCGCGCCTGGAAGATTTCGAACAGCGAATTACGCGCCCTGCTGAATCGCGTGCCCAGTTTGGGCGAGAAGCTGATCGTGGCCTTTACCCGCCGGCGGGAGTTGCTGTCGCAGCTCAGTGCGTTTGGATTGCGCGTCGTCGGGCCGGGGTACTGTCGTGACACGAATACGGTGCGCGAGTTTCTCTATAAGAATTTCGTTCCGTTCACCTGGTTCGATAGCGAGACCGCTGCCGGACAAAACGAGCTGGCGAGGTTGGGCTCGCCAGGAAGGATGCCCGTCGTCGATTGCGGCGGCGGGCATGTCCTCGTCAATCCAACGCTGCACGAGCTGGCAAACGGCGCCGGGATTTGGCAGCCGTGTCCATCGCAGGAAGTCGACCTGGCGATTGTCGGCGCAGGGCCGGCCGGCATCACGGCGGCCGTTTACGGCTCGTCGGAAGGATTGTCGACCTTGATGCTCGATCGGCTCGGGCCGGGTGGGCAGGCGGGCGGCTCCTCGCGCATCGAAAACTTCATCGGCTTTCCCGCGGGGCTGAGCGGTGCAGACCTGGCCACGCGCGGTGTCTTGCAGATGCTCAAATTCGGCGCACGTATCGTGGCGCCGGTGAATGTACAGAAACTATCGACGGCGCCGCGCGATGGGCTGCACACCCTGCAACTGGATTGCGGCGCCGAGATCAAAAGCCGGGTGGTTTTGCTCGCCTTGGGCGTGCGCTGGCGACAACTGGAAGCATCGGGCGCCAAACGATTCCTGGGGGCCGGCATCTATTATGCCTGCACGACCGTCGAGGCGGACCTGTACGACAAAAGCGACGTCGCTGTCGTGGGCGCCGGCAATTCGGCCGGTCAGGCCGTGATGTTTTTGGCCGAATGTTGTCCCGATCGCACGGTGCATCATGTGGTGCGGAGCAAGCTGGGGCCTTCGATGTCTGAATACCTGACGCACAGGATTCGGGCGGCGAAGAACGTCGTGGTTCACGAGGACACCGAGATCGAGGCGATCGAGGGGGATCGTCGCATCGAGAAGATCCTGGTCAGGACGAAGGCCACGCAGTCGAAAGCGTGGCTTCCCTGCTCGGCCGTTTTTGTATTCATCGGCGCCGAACCGTCGACCGGGTGGCTTCCTCAGGAGATCGCCCGCGATGAGAACGGTTTTTTGCTGACCGGTACCGACGCCCTTCGCTCAGGCCAATGGCCGCGTACGGATCGGGATCCTTGTCCGTTGGAGACCTCGGTTCCGGGCATCTTGGCCGCGGGGGATGTTCGCTCGGGCTCGGTCAAACGAGTCGGCTTCGCCGTCGGCGACGGTTCCCTGGCCGTCACCTGCGCGCACCGGTTGTTGTCGATCGATCGGTAGAGGATGTGGGGTTCTCGTTCGTCCGCGTGCTTTCGCCGTCCACCCCGCTCGGCCAATCGCGCGGCTCTATTCCCGCGAACCACCGCGCCGCGTAGGATGATTTGCGACATTTGCCCATCGGGGTGGCCGCCAGGCCGGCGCGCCCGAATTTCGGAGTTCCTTCCGAGATCGCCGCGTGCTCTTGTTTGGGAGTAATTCCACCTATGACTACTCAGTCGATCGCTTCTGCTGATCCGGCCGCTCGCCCGAACCCTCTGCGTGTATGGCCGGCGGTGCTACTGCTGGTATTACTGGTGGTGGCGAGAGTCTCGCCCTATCTGGCCCAAGAGATGTCGTTCGGCCTGTTTATGTTCGCCGTGAATACTCCGTTGGTCGCCGGTTTGGGAATTCTCTTGTGGTGGATGTTCGGCAGCCGCGCGACAGGGCGCGAACGCTGGTTCGGTCCGCTGGCCGTGGTGGCGATCGGCGCTCTGTGCTATTTCCTCCTGGATCCATCGCTCAAGGGGATGGGATTCTTCTTCTATATCGTGCCGACCGGAATGGCGGCACTCAGTCTGACGCTGATCTGCCTCGGCCGGCTGCGGTCGGATGTTCGCCTGTGGGGTGCGCTGGCGGCGGCGCTCGTCGGATTCATGGGCTGGGACCTGGTACGCAGCGAAGGCATCTGGGGTGATTTCAAAACGACGCTTGCATGGCGCTGGAAGCCGACGGCCGAAGAGCTATTCTTGGCGAGCTTGGATAAGGAGGGCGCGTCAGCAGCTCCAACAGCGGAGGGAGCCGTCTCGAGTGAGGATGCGGCAACTCCGACCTGGTCCGAGTTCCGCGGCCCCCAGCGCGATAGCGTCGTACACGGTGCGGCAATCGACACGGATTGGAAGAACCATCCTCCCAAGGAGCTTTGGCGCCGCAAGGTCGGTCCGTCCTGGTCGAGCTTTGCCGTGGCCGGTCACTCGATTTTTACGCAGGAGCAGCGCGGCGATGCCGAAGCCGTCGTTTGCTATGACGCCGACACGGGCAACGAGCGGTGGATTCACACGTCGCCAGCCCGCTTCTGGGAATCTGTCGCCGGGGCCGGGCCACGGGCCACGCCCACGCTGAAGGATGGCAAACTGTTCGCCGTCGGGGCGACAGGATTAGTTCATTGTCTCAATCCCGCGAATGGCGCCGTGATCTGGGAGCGCGATCTCACGAAGGATGCAGCGCGCGAGCCGTTGACGTGGGGATTCTCGTCTTCGCCGCTGGTCGTTGGGGATGTGGTGGTCGTGTACGCAGGCGGAGCCGACGACAAGGGCGTGTTCGCCTACGACATCGCCTCGGGCGAGCCGCGATGGAGCGTTCCGGCCGGCGACCATAGTTACAGTTCGCCCCACCGCGCGAACATCGCGGGGCGCGATGTCGTGCTGATGCTGACCAACACCGGGCTCACGGCCATCGATCCCGTCGACGGTAAGAAAGCGTGGGACTACGAGTGGAAGTACGAAGGCTATCGAACCTTGCAACCACTCGTGGTCGATGGCTCGGGCATCCTGCTCGGCACGGGCATGGGCACCGGCACGCGGCGCGTGGACGTAAGCCTGGCCTCTGGAACCCCAGAGATCAGCGATCGCTGGACATCGCTGGAAATGAAGCCCGACTTCAACGACTACGTCGCCCATAAGGGTTTCTTGTACGGCTTCGATCATAATTTCTTTTCGTGCGTTGACCTGGAGACGGGCAAACGCACCTGGAAAAAGCGCGGCTACGGCAACGGGCAAGTTCTGCTGCTGCCGGACGCCGATCAACTGCTGGTGCTCAGCGAAAGCGGCGACGTCGCCGTGCTCAGCGCAGATTCCAAGAACTCGCAAGAGCTCGCCCGGACCAAGGTGCTGGACAACAAAACCTGGAACCATCCCGTGCTGGTGGGCGATCGGCTGTACGTCCGCAACGGCGAAGAAGCGGTTTGCCTGCAACTGCCGCTGCTCGCGACCGCGACGAGCACGACAGCGATCGATAGCCCATAGGCGCGAATGATCGATGCGATTGTTGCGCGTCGATCTGGGAATGCCGGCGCCCTATTTTCGCTGGCGGCTGTGCTGCGCCACGGCCCAGCGACGGAGCTCTCCGAACAGTCGTGCGAGGGCCGCGGGCTGGTAGTGGGCGTTGAGGCCGCTGGGGTTGGGCAGGACCCAGGCGTGGCTGCCGCCGAAGGGAGCCTTTTGCAGTCCCACCCCGGCTTCCTTGTTGCCCGACAGGATGCGGTAAGGACCAAGGCCGACGAAGGCGACGACGGTGGGGCGCCAGCGTTTGACTTTGGCCTGGAGCCGCTTGCCGCCGGCACGTAGTTCGTCGTCGGCAAGCTCATCGGCGCGGGCGGTGGCGCGTTCGACGACGTTGGTGATGCCATATTTGAGCTCCAGAAGCAAGGACTCTTCGAAGGGGGAGAAGAGGCGCGGCGTGAAGCCGCCGCCGTACAGGGCCGGCCAAAAACGGTTGCCGGGACGGCCGAAATGGTGACCAATCGCTGCCGTGTACAGGCCGGGGTTGATGCCTACGAAGAGGACAACGAGGTCTTTCGCGACGAGGTCCGGGACGAACTTGTCGCGGGCCGCGAGGATCTGGCTTTTGGTAGGTTTCCAAGGGGTGGGCAATGGACGATTCATCGGGCGGCCAACCTTATCGCAGCGCGCACGCTCTCGCAAATGATTACAATAATCGCACACCGAAAGGGCTGAGCGATCCACCTCAACGCCGAGTGAAATAAGATTATGCGCACCACACTATTGCTCGCCCTTGTTTGTTGTCTCTCGGGAGCCGCGATCGCCGCCGACTTCGAGCAGGAGAAGCTTCAGAATTGGCACCAGTGGCGCGGTCCCCTGGCGAATGGTTTTGCGCCAGACGCCGACCCGCCCACGACCTGGGGTCCCGACTCGAACGTCCGCTGGAAGACGGCCGTTGCCGGCCAGGGTGAATCGACGCCCATCGTGTGGCAGAACCGCATCTTTCTCACCACCGCGATTAAAACCGATCGCGAAGAAGAGAAGCCGCCCGCCGAAACGGCCGAAGCACCCGGCGGCAATCCCTTTCGCATTGAGCGGCCCACGCACTATTACCAGTTCGTGGTGCAATGCTATGACCGTGGGGCCGGCAATCTGCTGTGGCAAAAAATCGTCGTCGAGGCCGTGCCTCACGAAGGACATCATCTGGACCACGGCTACGCGTCGCCTTCTCCGACAACCGACGGCCAGTTCGTTTACGCCTCGTTCGGCTCGCGCGGCCTCTACTGCTTTGACATGGACGGCAATCTGCAGTGGGAGCGCGATCTCGGCGACCTGAGAGTGTACCGTTTTTTTGGCGAAGCCACTTCGCCGGTGCTCTCGGGCGACACGCTGCTGGTGAACTGGGACCATGAAGGCGATTCGTTTCTCTATGCTCTCGACGCCCACACCGGCAAGACTCGTTGGCAAGCGCCGCGCGAGCTGGGTACATCGTGGTCGACGCCGCTGGTGGTCGACTATGACGGCCGCAAGCAGATCGTCGTTAACTCGAACAAGAAGGCGCGCGGTTACGATTTCGCAACTGGCGACGTTCTCTGGGAGTGCGGCGGGCAGACGCGGGCGATCATCCCCTGTCCTGTCGCGTACGACGGCAAAGTGTTCCTGATGAGCGGCTATCCGGAAAGCGCGCTCTTCGCCGTGCCGCTGGATGCGAAAGGGGACATCACGGGCACGGACAAGATTGCCTGGTCTCGAACTAGCGACACACCGTATTGCCCATCACCGGTTCTGGTTGACGGGAATCTTTATTTCAACAAGTCGAATGGCACCGTCCTGACGTGTCTTGAAGCGAAGACAGGCAAGCCGCTGATCGAAAAGAAACGCATGCCGGATCTCCGCGCCGTGTACGCGTCGCCCGTGGCCGCGCGGGACCGGATCTATTTCACAGACCGTGACGGCACCACCCTGGTGCTGGCCGCCGGACCGGAAATGAAAGTCCTGGCCACGAATAAGCTCGACGCACCGATCGACGCCTCGGCGGCCCTGGTTGGTAAAGAGATCATTCTGCGCAGCAAGACGCACCTGTATTGCATTGGCGAATGAGCGCGGGTTCGTGGGCGTGGCGGTTTCCCTCGACGAGAAGGAAGTGGTGCAGCCGCCGCGCGACATGGAACGGATTCGCACTCACTGTGCTGGTCATCATTGCCGTGGTCGTATTCCTGGTGATTGGCAAGGCCGTATCAGCTTCGGCGGCGGATCGTCAGGTGGTGAAGCTCGAGGAGGGGGAAGCGACGCTCGACTTTGAGCTGACGCCGAATGCAAAATGAAGTCGCGATCACAATACCATTCGGGGACCTGGCCTGGCCACCTTGTTTGGAGCCGTGGACTATTTGGGCACTTCACATGCTCGAAGCCACCTCTTGTAACTTCGCGATCTCAGCCGGCGGACAATCGATCGATGGTGCCTTTAGCCCGACCGGATTCTTCTTGAGCAGCGAAGCCAGAAACACGCACGCGGCCAGGTAGGTGCCGGCGAGTGTTGGGTGGCTCTGGTCGCGGTCATAAAGATTTGGCGTTTCGTGCCTGGCTCGATACTGCTGCCAGGCAACTCCGACAGGCACCACGATGGCCCCCAGCTCCTTTCCGACCGAGTTGTAAGCGTCGGTGATTGCTTGCTGGGCATCGGGCATGTTTTGCCGCGCCCAGGTCATGTAAAGCACCGTCTTCGAGCTGGCCCGCTTGACACAATCGTCGAACAGACGCACGTTCTCGGCCATTCTCTTGGCATTTTTGACCGGCAGCGTACTTTGCTCCTGCAAGACGACGTAATCAAAGCCACCGGTCTCGATCGCCTTCGCGGCTCGGCCGGCATTCCAATGCGTCCTCAGGGACGCTCCGCCTGCGCTGATCAGATCGTATCCAACGTGCAAACCTCGCGCTGCGGCCATTTCCGCGAGAAGCCCAGGCAAGTTATTGCGCTGCGTAAAGCTATTGCCAATGAACAGCA containing:
- a CDS encoding carboxymuconolactone decarboxylase family protein, with the protein product MPTTMSTSLSNAQDEPFLTPIERPAGLIKKLVYTAMRWQFGKVPTPIKVLLSRLPTAFGLFSARISKLDRKLSLPRETVMLVRERVARLNVCLFCIDIGRAFVIKESMNEAKFDALEDYRTSPLFSEAERAALDYVTELTRFKHVDPGTFDRLADHFSERQICEIVWLVASEHYYNISNIGLNIHSDMLCDINRNRKSVPSRAR
- a CDS encoding FAD-dependent oxidoreductase, whose translation is MDTSAFPTLSQAELSHVQSLGEPCHFEDGQPVFRAGQPNIDLYVVELGQIEIQNPADQDRMVTMHGPGQFSGDIDLLTGRPVMVSGIARGATRAWKISNSELRALLNRVPSLGEKLIVAFTRRRELLSQLSAFGLRVVGPGYCRDTNTVREFLYKNFVPFTWFDSETAAGQNELARLGSPGRMPVVDCGGGHVLVNPTLHELANGAGIWQPCPSQEVDLAIVGAGPAGITAAVYGSSEGLSTLMLDRLGPGGQAGGSSRIENFIGFPAGLSGADLATRGVLQMLKFGARIVAPVNVQKLSTAPRDGLHTLQLDCGAEIKSRVVLLALGVRWRQLEASGAKRFLGAGIYYACTTVEADLYDKSDVAVVGAGNSAGQAVMFLAECCPDRTVHHVVRSKLGPSMSEYLTHRIRAAKNVVVHEDTEIEAIEGDRRIEKILVRTKATQSKAWLPCSAVFVFIGAEPSTGWLPQEIARDENGFLLTGTDALRSGQWPRTDRDPCPLETSVPGILAAGDVRSGSVKRVGFAVGDGSLAVTCAHRLLSIDR
- a CDS encoding PQQ-binding-like beta-propeller repeat protein; the encoded protein is MTTQSIASADPAARPNPLRVWPAVLLLVLLVVARVSPYLAQEMSFGLFMFAVNTPLVAGLGILLWWMFGSRATGRERWFGPLAVVAIGALCYFLLDPSLKGMGFFFYIVPTGMAALSLTLICLGRLRSDVRLWGALAAALVGFMGWDLVRSEGIWGDFKTTLAWRWKPTAEELFLASLDKEGASAAPTAEGAVSSEDAATPTWSEFRGPQRDSVVHGAAIDTDWKNHPPKELWRRKVGPSWSSFAVAGHSIFTQEQRGDAEAVVCYDADTGNERWIHTSPARFWESVAGAGPRATPTLKDGKLFAVGATGLVHCLNPANGAVIWERDLTKDAAREPLTWGFSSSPLVVGDVVVVYAGGADDKGVFAYDIASGEPRWSVPAGDHSYSSPHRANIAGRDVVLMLTNTGLTAIDPVDGKKAWDYEWKYEGYRTLQPLVVDGSGILLGTGMGTGTRRVDVSLASGTPEISDRWTSLEMKPDFNDYVAHKGFLYGFDHNFFSCVDLETGKRTWKKRGYGNGQVLLLPDADQLLVLSESGDVAVLSADSKNSQELARTKVLDNKTWNHPVLVGDRLYVRNGEEAVCLQLPLLATATSTTAIDSP
- a CDS encoding mismatch-specific DNA-glycosylase, coding for MNRPLPTPWKPTKSQILAARDKFVPDLVAKDLVVLFVGINPGLYTAAIGHHFGRPGNRFWPALYGGGFTPRLFSPFEESLLLELKYGITNVVERATARADELADDELRAGGKRLQAKVKRWRPTVVAFVGLGPYRILSGNKEAGVGLQKAPFGGSHAWVLPNPSGLNAHYQPAALARLFGELRRWAVAQHSRQRK
- a CDS encoding PQQ-binding-like beta-propeller repeat protein yields the protein MRTTLLLALVCCLSGAAIAADFEQEKLQNWHQWRGPLANGFAPDADPPTTWGPDSNVRWKTAVAGQGESTPIVWQNRIFLTTAIKTDREEEKPPAETAEAPGGNPFRIERPTHYYQFVVQCYDRGAGNLLWQKIVVEAVPHEGHHLDHGYASPSPTTDGQFVYASFGSRGLYCFDMDGNLQWERDLGDLRVYRFFGEATSPVLSGDTLLVNWDHEGDSFLYALDAHTGKTRWQAPRELGTSWSTPLVVDYDGRKQIVVNSNKKARGYDFATGDVLWECGGQTRAIIPCPVAYDGKVFLMSGYPESALFAVPLDAKGDITGTDKIAWSRTSDTPYCPSPVLVDGNLYFNKSNGTVLTCLEAKTGKPLIEKKRMPDLRAVYASPVAARDRIYFTDRDGTTLVLAAGPEMKVLATNKLDAPIDASAALVGKEIILRSKTHLYCIGE
- a CDS encoding DUF4886 domain-containing protein codes for the protein MARPKQPSSIEMLFIGNSFTQRNNLPGLLAEMAAARGLHVGYDLISAGGASLRTHWNAGRAAKAIETGGFDYVVLQEQSTLPVKNAKRMAENVRLFDDCVKRASSKTVLYMTWARQNMPDAQQAITDAYNSVGKELGAIVVPVGVAWQQYRARHETPNLYDRDQSHPTLAGTYLAACVFLASLLKKNPVGLKAPSIDCPPAEIAKLQEVASSM